In a single window of the Arachis hypogaea cultivar Tifrunner chromosome 6, arahy.Tifrunner.gnm2.J5K5, whole genome shotgun sequence genome:
- the LOC140173645 gene encoding uncharacterized protein, producing MEKEILKPYVPKVPFPLRLRGGEKEKMYSRFLDIFKSIHINISFIESLQQMPSYIKCMKELLTKKSTLKGGQIVVMTKESGTFIQKDLPRKKKDPENFYITCAIGKTMIDRGFCDLGASINLMPLSVMRKLEINELKSTNVTLQLVNKTKKQALGVIENVLVKVGRYFLPTNFVVLEMEESYLHPIILGRPFLATARDLIDVEQGELILRIHDE from the coding sequence ATGGAGAAGGAAATCCTGAAACCTTATGTACCAAAAGTACCATTCCCTCTGAGACTCAGGGGTGGTGAGAAAGAGAAGATGTATTCTAGGTTCCTGGATATATTTAAGTCTATTCATATCAACATTTCTTTCATTGAATCCCTCCAACAAATGCCTTCATATATTAAATGCATGAAAGAGTTGCTAACCAAGAAGAGTACCTTGAAGGGTGGGCAAATAGTAGTAATGACTAAAGAGAGTGGTACCTTCATCCAGAAGGACTTGCCCAGAAAGAAAAAGGATCCAGAGAATTTTTACATCACTTGTGCTATAGGAAAAACAATGATTGATAGAGGGttttgtgatctgggagcaagcataaatctaatgcctcTATCTGTCATGAGGAAGCTAGAAATCAATGAGTTGAAATCCACAAATGTAACCCTTCAACTGGTTAACAAAACCAAGAAACAAGCACTAGGAGTGATTGAAAACGTGCTGGTGAAGGTAGGGAGGTACTTCCTCCCTACAAACTTTGTTGTTCTTGAGATGGAAGaaagctatcttcatccaatcattctgggGAGACCATTCTTGGCCACCGCCAGAGACCTCATAGATGTTGAGCAAGGGGAGCTGatattgagaatacatgatgaataa